The following proteins are encoded in a genomic region of Vibrio taketomensis:
- a CDS encoding NAD-dependent succinate-semialdehyde dehydrogenase yields MQLKYSALFQQQCFINGEWLSIGGEKEVITNPSNGEVIGHVPVMGANAATQCVDAAHQAFEQWRQTTANHRADILRKWYELMVEHSDDLATILTLEQGKPFAEAKGEIAYAASFVQWYSEEARRAYGEIMPSHRPHSKIVVTKQPIGVVAAITPWNFPAAMITRKAAPAIAAGCAMVLKPAPETPFTALALAKLAEDAGMPKGLFNVITGDAIAIGSVFTTDKRVRKVSFTGSTHVGKILMNQSASTIKKMALELGGNAPFIVFDDADIDAAVEGAMIAKFRNAGQTCVCANRIFVHDAVYDEFANKLAKKVSALKVGDGFADQVVIGPLINAGAVAKVQAHVSDALEKGAKALCGRLADKGQLFVEPFVLTEMDDEMLAANEETFGPVAPLFRFYDETEVLERANNTESGLAAYIYTRSLGRAWRVADALEVGMVGINEGLISTAAAPFGGIKESGLGREGSHHGMDEFLEMKYMLMGGLDQ; encoded by the coding sequence ATGCAGCTTAAATATTCGGCGTTGTTTCAACAACAATGCTTCATCAATGGAGAGTGGTTATCGATAGGCGGAGAAAAGGAAGTCATTACCAATCCGTCTAATGGCGAAGTTATTGGACATGTGCCTGTAATGGGAGCCAATGCCGCAACACAGTGTGTGGATGCTGCACATCAAGCATTTGAACAATGGCGACAAACTACAGCGAATCATCGAGCTGACATATTGCGCAAGTGGTATGAGTTAATGGTCGAGCATAGTGATGATCTCGCGACCATTTTGACTTTAGAGCAAGGTAAGCCATTTGCTGAGGCAAAAGGTGAAATCGCTTATGCAGCAAGCTTTGTTCAGTGGTACAGCGAAGAGGCCCGCCGTGCTTACGGTGAAATTATGCCAAGCCATCGCCCGCACAGTAAAATCGTGGTGACTAAGCAGCCGATTGGCGTTGTTGCCGCTATTACGCCTTGGAATTTTCCAGCGGCGATGATCACGCGCAAAGCCGCTCCGGCAATTGCGGCGGGGTGTGCGATGGTATTAAAGCCTGCCCCGGAGACGCCATTTACTGCTCTGGCATTAGCAAAATTGGCAGAAGATGCAGGAATGCCCAAAGGTCTGTTTAATGTCATTACTGGGGATGCTATTGCTATTGGTAGTGTGTTTACTACCGACAAGCGAGTGCGCAAAGTCTCTTTCACTGGCTCAACTCATGTGGGCAAGATTTTAATGAATCAATCTGCCTCAACGATTAAAAAGATGGCATTGGAGCTAGGAGGCAATGCGCCTTTTATTGTGTTTGATGACGCGGACATTGATGCTGCAGTTGAAGGGGCGATGATCGCCAAATTCCGTAATGCGGGACAAACCTGTGTATGTGCAAATCGTATCTTTGTTCATGATGCGGTTTACGATGAATTTGCCAATAAATTAGCGAAAAAAGTGTCAGCGCTAAAAGTCGGTGACGGTTTTGCTGATCAGGTAGTGATAGGTCCTTTGATTAATGCAGGAGCGGTTGCCAAGGTGCAAGCACACGTGAGCGATGCATTGGAAAAAGGTGCAAAGGCACTATGTGGCCGATTGGCAGATAAAGGTCAGCTATTTGTAGAGCCTTTTGTTCTCACTGAGATGGATGATGAGATGCTGGCGGCGAATGAGGAGACGTTTGGTCCTGTTGCTCCGCTGTTTCGTTTTTATGATGAAACTGAAGTCTTAGAGCGAGCTAATAACACTGAGTCAGGTTTAGCTGCCTATATCTATACCCGCTCATTAGGCCGAGCATGGCGTGTTGCTGATGCTTTAGAGGTTGGCATGGTTGGGATTAATGAAGGGTTAATTTCAACCGCTGCGGCTCCTTTTGGCGGTATCAAAGAGTCGGGTCTTGGCCGAGAAGGTTCTCATCATGGAATGGATGAATTCTTAGAGATGAAATACATGTTGATGGGCGGATTAGATCAATAA
- a CDS encoding amino acid permease codes for MKLFGSSLILAGTALGAGMLAIPMVLAQFGFLVSAGLMFVIFLGTTYAALLLAEACTKSQESTGMSSVAFFTLGRKGMHFINVLFYLLLACLMIAYIIGIGDLLHTMLGQVGINLSPVVGYTLFSLVMGLIVVAGKNYVDQLNRGLFILMVVMLFVVIFSLMGNINLSYLSQESSFSFSDVVQYSAVIFTSFASMVVIPSLVSYNHEANEKQIRNMVLLGSVIPLVCYLTWLFAVIGNLGVDKVSQFENISQLIAAFGGEATTIKTVVAIFSALALITSYLGVSMALYDQNRDAITSNPMKAYGLTFILPLILATLFSSQFVSMLDYAGMVLVFLAIWGPLAMVVKVRKPDFEQVKFENTYTVGGGQAALGGTFVFGALIFVSWFMG; via the coding sequence ATGAAGTTGTTTGGTAGTTCCCTGATTCTCGCGGGAACCGCATTAGGTGCTGGTATGTTGGCCATTCCGATGGTGTTAGCTCAGTTTGGTTTTTTGGTAAGTGCCGGCTTAATGTTCGTGATTTTCCTAGGTACCACTTACGCAGCGTTGTTGCTGGCGGAAGCTTGTACAAAATCGCAAGAAAGCACTGGCATGAGCAGCGTAGCGTTCTTCACTTTAGGCCGTAAAGGCATGCACTTTATCAACGTCCTGTTCTACCTATTGCTTGCGTGTCTGATGATCGCTTACATCATCGGTATCGGTGATTTGCTGCACACCATGCTGGGGCAAGTGGGTATCAACCTATCACCAGTGGTGGGCTACACACTATTTAGCTTAGTAATGGGCTTAATTGTCGTAGCAGGCAAGAACTACGTTGACCAACTGAACCGCGGCCTCTTTATCCTAATGGTGGTGATGCTGTTTGTGGTGATCTTCTCACTGATGGGCAATATCAACCTGTCATACTTAAGCCAAGAAAGCAGCTTCTCTTTCAGTGACGTAGTGCAATACAGTGCGGTTATCTTCACCAGCTTTGCTTCAATGGTGGTGATCCCTTCGCTAGTTAGCTACAACCACGAAGCAAACGAAAAGCAGATCCGCAATATGGTGTTGCTTGGCTCAGTGATCCCACTAGTGTGTTACCTCACTTGGTTATTCGCCGTTATCGGTAACCTTGGTGTCGACAAAGTAAGTCAATTTGAAAATATCTCACAGTTGATTGCAGCCTTTGGCGGTGAAGCAACCACGATTAAGACTGTTGTAGCGATCTTCTCTGCGCTGGCATTAATCACGTCATACCTTGGTGTGTCGATGGCGCTGTATGACCAAAACCGTGATGCTATCACTAGCAACCCAATGAAAGCATACGGCCTAACATTCATTTTGCCTTTAATTCTAGCAACCTTGTTCTCAAGCCAATTCGTTAGCATGCTTGATTACGCTGGCATGGTATTAGTCTTCCTTGCGATTTGGGGCCCACTGGCGATGGTTGTGAAAGTGCGCAAACCTGACTTTGAGCAAGTGAAATTTGAAAACACCTACACGGTAGGTGGTGGGCAAGCGGCTCTGGGCGGTACCTTTGTCTTCGGTGCACTCATCTTCGTTTCTTGGTTTATGGGTTAA
- a CDS encoding C39 family peptidase, whose amino-acid sequence MVFWRIFASGMLILSASSHALTYMPHRGSFNVPVKSYKEMLFGDVVRQQYDFSCGSAALASLLTYHYDYPSEEDVIFQTMFDRGDQETIKKSGFSLLDMKNYLEMKGYDADGFRMPLTKLQELGVPGITLVNFDGYMHFVVIKGMNSHSVILGDPSRGTIQMKFAEFERYYSGIVLLIRTHANIARNSYISDDNYTLYAPAPVDSGVSRNSLGVFSITLPERGEF is encoded by the coding sequence ATGGTTTTTTGGCGAATCTTTGCTTCGGGGATGCTGATTTTATCAGCATCTTCTCATGCTTTAACTTACATGCCTCATCGTGGGTCCTTTAATGTTCCGGTGAAGAGTTACAAAGAAATGCTGTTTGGCGACGTAGTTCGTCAGCAGTATGACTTTAGTTGCGGCTCTGCTGCTCTAGCGTCACTGTTAACTTATCACTACGACTACCCATCCGAAGAAGACGTGATTTTTCAAACAATGTTCGATCGAGGTGATCAAGAGACGATCAAAAAAAGCGGTTTTTCGCTGCTCGATATGAAGAACTATTTGGAGATGAAAGGTTACGACGCTGATGGATTTAGAATGCCACTCACAAAGCTCCAAGAGTTAGGTGTTCCAGGTATCACGTTGGTGAACTTTGACGGTTACATGCACTTTGTGGTGATTAAGGGTATGAATAGTCACTCGGTCATTCTAGGCGATCCTTCACGAGGTACTATCCAAATGAAGTTCGCAGAGTTTGAGCGCTACTATTCAGGCATCGTGCTGTTGATTCGCACTCACGCCAACATTGCCAGAAATAGTTACATCTCAGACGACAACTATACACTTTATGCCCCCGCTCCTGTAGATTCGGGCGTATCTCGAAACTCACTGGGGGTATTTAGTATTACGCTACCCGAACGTGGGGAGTTTTAA
- the prpB gene encoding methylisocitrate lyase, giving the protein MSLSPGAKFRLAVKNNNPLQIVGTVNPYCAMMAKNVGHQAIYLSGGGIANASYGLPDLGITTLNDVLVDVERITNACDLPLLVDIDTGFGGAFNIARTIRAMEKAGAAAVHIEDQVAQKRCGHRPNKAIVTQQEMVDRVKAAVDARRDENFVIMARTDALAVEGMESAIERAIACVEAGADMIFPEAMSELGQYQQFSNALRDATGKHVPILANITEFGQTPLYGCEELAQSNVDMVLYPLSAFRAMNKAAENVYQHLLQEGNQEALISSMQTRKELYAHLNYHTYEDKLDQLFSEGK; this is encoded by the coding sequence ATGAGCTTATCTCCTGGCGCGAAGTTTCGACTCGCGGTAAAAAATAATAATCCCCTACAAATCGTCGGAACCGTGAACCCATATTGCGCCATGATGGCGAAGAATGTGGGGCATCAAGCGATCTATCTATCGGGTGGTGGTATCGCCAACGCCTCTTATGGTCTTCCTGATTTGGGTATTACAACACTCAACGATGTGCTCGTGGATGTTGAGCGCATTACAAATGCCTGCGATTTACCTCTGCTTGTCGACATTGATACTGGTTTTGGCGGCGCATTTAACATCGCACGTACCATTAGAGCGATGGAAAAAGCAGGCGCGGCAGCGGTGCACATCGAGGATCAAGTAGCTCAGAAACGTTGCGGTCATCGTCCCAATAAAGCCATTGTGACTCAGCAAGAGATGGTTGACCGAGTAAAAGCGGCAGTAGATGCACGCCGCGATGAAAACTTTGTGATTATGGCGCGCACCGATGCATTGGCCGTTGAGGGTATGGAAAGTGCGATTGAACGTGCGATTGCTTGTGTTGAAGCAGGTGCGGATATGATTTTCCCTGAAGCAATGAGTGAACTTGGTCAGTATCAGCAATTTTCTAATGCACTGCGCGATGCGACGGGTAAACATGTTCCAATTCTTGCCAATATCACTGAATTTGGTCAAACGCCCCTTTACGGTTGTGAAGAATTAGCTCAATCGAATGTTGATATGGTTCTGTATCCACTTAGCGCTTTTCGTGCCATGAACAAAGCCGCAGAAAACGTCTATCAGCATTTGCTGCAAGAGGGCAATCAGGAAGCGTTGATTAGCTCAATGCAAACGCGTAAAGAACTGTACGCCCATCTCAATTACCACACCTATGAAGATAAGCTTGATCAGCTGTTTTCTGAGGGCAAATAA
- a CDS encoding catalase — protein sequence MSKKLTTAAGCPVAHNQNVMTAGPRGPQLLQDVWFLEKLAHFDREVIPERRMHAKGSGAYGTFTVTHDITQYSRAKIFSEVGKQTELFARFTTVAGERGAADAERDIRGFALKFYTEEGNWDLVGNNTPVFFLRDPLKFPDLNHAVKRDPRTNMRSAVNNWDFWTSLPEAFHQVTIVMSDRGIPASYRHMHGFGSHTFSFINADNERFWVKFHMKTQQGIKNLTDQEAEQIIGKDRESHQRDLYEAIERQEFPKWTMYVQIMPELEADEVNFNPFDLTKVWSQKDYPLIQVGEFELNRNPENFFVEVEQSAFNPAAVVPGIGFSPDKMLQGRLFAYGDAQRYRLGVNHHQIPVNAPRCPVHSYHRDGAMRTDSNFGSTIGYEPNYKQEWAEQPDYAEPPLRINGNADNFDHRSDQDYFSQAGDLFRLMSEEQRTQLFENTARSMDGVPEFIKVRHVEHAYQADEAYGRGLELALGLK from the coding sequence ATGAGTAAGAAACTCACCACAGCGGCAGGCTGCCCAGTTGCACATAACCAAAACGTGATGACAGCGGGCCCTCGTGGACCTCAACTACTGCAAGATGTTTGGTTTTTAGAGAAATTGGCACACTTTGACCGTGAAGTAATCCCAGAGCGTCGAATGCATGCAAAAGGCTCTGGTGCATACGGTACGTTCACCGTGACTCATGATATTACCCAATACTCGCGAGCAAAGATTTTTTCAGAAGTTGGTAAGCAAACTGAACTATTTGCCCGTTTCACGACCGTAGCTGGTGAACGGGGCGCGGCAGACGCTGAGCGTGATATTCGAGGCTTTGCACTGAAATTTTATACCGAAGAGGGTAACTGGGATCTTGTTGGTAACAACACACCAGTATTCTTTTTGCGTGATCCGCTAAAATTCCCTGATCTTAACCACGCGGTAAAACGCGACCCTCGCACGAATATGCGCAGCGCAGTTAATAACTGGGATTTTTGGACATCATTACCAGAAGCATTCCATCAAGTGACGATCGTAATGAGTGATCGCGGTATCCCAGCTTCGTACCGTCACATGCATGGTTTCGGTAGTCATACCTTCAGTTTTATCAATGCGGACAATGAGCGTTTTTGGGTTAAATTCCACATGAAAACTCAGCAGGGTATTAAAAACCTTACCGACCAAGAAGCGGAGCAAATCATCGGTAAAGATCGTGAAAGCCATCAACGCGATTTGTATGAAGCCATTGAGCGTCAAGAGTTTCCTAAATGGACTATGTACGTTCAAATCATGCCTGAACTAGAAGCGGATGAAGTAAACTTCAATCCATTTGATTTAACTAAAGTGTGGTCACAAAAAGATTACCCACTGATTCAAGTTGGTGAGTTTGAGTTAAATCGTAACCCTGAAAACTTCTTTGTTGAGGTTGAGCAGTCAGCATTTAACCCTGCAGCCGTTGTACCGGGTATCGGCTTCTCGCCAGATAAGATGTTGCAAGGCCGCCTATTTGCTTATGGTGATGCTCAGCGTTACCGCTTGGGTGTTAACCACCATCAAATTCCAGTTAACGCACCTCGTTGTCCGGTACATAGTTACCATCGTGATGGCGCTATGCGCACTGACAGTAACTTTGGTTCAACGATTGGTTATGAGCCAAACTACAAACAAGAGTGGGCTGAACAACCAGATTATGCAGAGCCGCCACTGCGTATCAACGGTAATGCAGATAACTTTGATCATCGTTCTGACCAAGATTATTTCAGTCAGGCGGGAGATTTATTCCGCTTAATGAGCGAAGAACAACGCACGCAATTGTTTGAAAACACGGCTCGTTCAATGGATGGCGTACCGGAGTTTATCAAAGTTCGTCATGTTGAGCATGCGTATCAAGCTGATGAAGCGTATGGTCGTGGTCTAGAATTGGCACTAGGCTTAAAGTGA
- a CDS encoding LysR family transcriptional regulator gives MKLRTTLDQWQALHHIEQAGSIQAAAEQLNKSHTTLIYAINKLEQQLGVKLLTVKSRRAVLTDHGKMLLRRADSMLEQAHELEMISSQLSRGIESQITVSIDHLCDPFWLYHPMQEFLVSNSATSIQVVETSLSKTTEMVVNELSDIAIINLPITNYPAEAFGTTTMVPVVAKTHLLAEKSVLQMNDFATACQIVVRDLGESNASKRDVGWLKSRQRITVDNFDHAIRAVEQGVGYCRLPLHMIDENKQPNIKIVDIDQAQRYQVALHITLPKGAKTGPAAMAFYQLLLNKANQRI, from the coding sequence ATGAAACTAAGAACGACCCTAGATCAATGGCAAGCACTCCATCACATCGAACAAGCAGGAAGTATTCAGGCAGCGGCAGAGCAGTTGAATAAAAGTCACACCACACTGATCTATGCGATAAACAAACTCGAGCAACAATTAGGTGTTAAGTTACTGACCGTAAAATCTCGCCGAGCCGTGCTGACTGATCATGGTAAGATGTTGTTGCGTCGTGCTGACTCAATGCTAGAGCAGGCTCATGAATTAGAGATGATTAGCAGCCAATTAAGCCGCGGCATTGAATCGCAGATCACGGTATCGATAGACCACTTGTGTGATCCCTTTTGGCTCTATCACCCAATGCAAGAGTTTCTTGTTAGCAACAGTGCGACGTCCATTCAAGTGGTTGAAACATCATTGAGTAAAACCACCGAAATGGTCGTCAATGAGCTGAGCGATATTGCGATTATCAACTTGCCCATCACCAACTACCCTGCCGAAGCATTTGGTACCACCACCATGGTGCCAGTCGTCGCTAAAACACACCTATTAGCTGAGAAAAGCGTGTTGCAAATGAACGACTTCGCGACCGCCTGCCAAATTGTCGTGAGAGATTTAGGTGAATCGAACGCCAGCAAACGCGATGTCGGTTGGCTCAAATCAAGACAGCGTATAACGGTGGATAATTTTGACCATGCGATTCGCGCCGTCGAACAAGGTGTAGGATATTGCCGCCTACCTCTGCACATGATCGACGAAAACAAGCAGCCCAATATCAAGATTGTCGACATCGACCAAGCGCAGCGCTATCAAGTCGCACTCCATATCACGCTACCCAAAGGGGCAAAAACAGGTCCTGCTGCAATGGCGTTTTATCAATTGCTGCTTAATAAGGCCAATCAACGAATATAA
- a CDS encoding transporter, producing MAKPLLYALPLVLFASPLYAETEEQTAEEASQPRRAQTVSDVIDRPGVLTPKGKFGIEASLNYSQNSSNTVNVIGYTVLPALLVGRIEVADADRTTMTLGLTGRYGITNATEIEVRVPFVYRDDQVSGRELGTGNNRDFNRDVSGGGIGDVEFAIRHQFNFDTAPYWVGSLRVKSDTGKSPYEIASDELTNVLEEAPTGSGFWSVEPGISMIYPTDPAVLYASLSYIYNFENDFDISDTNQEIDLGDTISLGGGMGFAINRDLSLSIGFSHQTILKSKINGVTDSDAKMLQLDSLNFGINYALSPTTAINISAQAGLTEDTPDFQLNVRIPVSL from the coding sequence ATGGCAAAACCTCTCTTATACGCTTTACCACTAGTTTTGTTCGCATCTCCACTCTATGCAGAAACAGAAGAACAAACAGCAGAAGAAGCCTCGCAACCAAGACGAGCTCAAACCGTTTCTGATGTTATTGATCGACCTGGGGTACTAACCCCAAAAGGAAAGTTCGGTATCGAGGCATCTCTAAACTACTCGCAAAACTCATCCAACACGGTCAACGTGATTGGCTATACGGTGCTACCTGCGTTGTTGGTTGGTCGAATTGAAGTCGCCGACGCCGACCGTACCACCATGACACTTGGTTTAACCGGTCGTTACGGTATCACTAACGCTACAGAGATCGAGGTTCGCGTTCCGTTCGTTTACCGAGATGATCAGGTATCCGGTCGTGAATTAGGTACAGGTAATAATAGAGATTTTAACCGTGATGTCAGTGGTGGAGGGATTGGTGACGTTGAATTCGCAATAAGACATCAATTCAACTTTGATACCGCACCTTATTGGGTAGGTAGCTTGAGAGTCAAATCAGATACCGGTAAATCCCCATACGAAATTGCCAGTGACGAATTGACGAATGTTCTAGAAGAAGCACCCACTGGTTCAGGTTTTTGGAGTGTTGAACCCGGGATTTCAATGATTTACCCGACAGATCCTGCCGTACTCTATGCAAGTCTGTCTTATATCTACAACTTTGAGAATGATTTTGATATCAGTGATACTAACCAAGAGATCGATCTTGGTGATACTATCTCTCTTGGTGGTGGTATGGGCTTTGCGATCAACCGCGATTTATCGCTCTCGATTGGTTTTAGCCATCAAACCATTTTGAAGAGTAAAATCAATGGTGTTACCGATAGCGATGCAAAAATGCTGCAGCTTGATTCATTGAATTTTGGGATTAACTACGCGCTATCACCAACAACAGCCATTAACATTAGTGCTCAAGCAGGCCTCACTGAAGATACGCCAGATTTCCAACTCAATGTGCGCATACCAGTTTCACTATAA
- a CDS encoding carbon storage regulator, with protein MRLALLAISSVLVVNAYAEDLVLADDYELSIDSMDSSRGGQYVLDVDEYNVDIDSISASSEINGASFGNRAINTVNGNNRIGSGAFSSATGVNNVIQNTGNNVLIQNSTVVNLTLK; from the coding sequence ATGCGCTTAGCACTATTGGCAATAAGCAGCGTATTGGTTGTCAACGCTTATGCTGAAGATTTGGTGCTGGCAGACGACTACGAGCTATCCATAGATAGTATGGATAGCTCGCGAGGTGGACAGTACGTATTAGATGTTGATGAATACAATGTTGATATTGACAGTATCAGTGCCAGCTCAGAGATTAATGGCGCAAGTTTTGGGAATCGAGCGATCAATACCGTTAACGGTAATAATCGTATCGGCTCTGGCGCTTTTAGCTCTGCAACTGGTGTGAACAATGTAATTCAAAATACGGGTAATAACGTACTGATTCAAAACTCAACGGTCGTTAACCTGACACTGAAATGA
- a CDS encoding monooxygenase, which yields MKLLQVDFDFHGPFGAEMTQAMTGLAESINQEPGVIWKIWTQSEKDQLGGGVYLFADESSAKAYLAMHTERLTQMGITNIRGVIFDINQSLSLINHAPLEI from the coding sequence ATGAAATTGCTACAAGTTGATTTTGATTTTCACGGCCCATTTGGCGCAGAGATGACACAAGCGATGACGGGCTTAGCCGAATCAATTAACCAAGAACCAGGCGTAATCTGGAAAATTTGGACGCAAAGTGAAAAAGACCAACTTGGTGGGGGTGTGTATTTGTTCGCGGACGAAAGCTCTGCTAAGGCTTATCTAGCCATGCACACTGAGCGCTTAACTCAAATGGGCATTACGAATATTCGAGGTGTGATTTTTGATATTAATCAGTCATTAAGCCTGATCAACCACGCGCCACTTGAGATATAA
- a CDS encoding helix-turn-helix transcriptional regulator gives MLNKYVIILSDKTLQTSLMEQQLTEKLDISIDVTAPSQLTPTSSLSCVDLVLIDFEQLETLALNQAIPNFDLLKLDVFIYNMPPESMQCEYVYWPSLKGVLLNNAPIEHLYKSVEYVLNGGLWLPRKCLEGLVMLRRNPNLERCQLYRSLTSRERQILDHVASGKSNKQIANSLFLSESTVKSHVYKIFKKLDVHKRKDAMHITNAMHNNYSHSMNNSKGNNGSMGWTDGKTIVLSFALRIQKIELAIRIFRRKPVITSKRSCLPILVIG, from the coding sequence ATGTTAAATAAGTACGTCATCATCTTGTCGGACAAAACATTGCAAACCAGTTTGATGGAACAGCAACTCACCGAAAAATTAGACATCAGTATTGATGTCACGGCACCTTCCCAACTCACGCCAACTTCATCTCTTTCTTGTGTCGATTTAGTACTGATCGACTTTGAGCAGCTTGAAACCTTAGCGCTAAACCAAGCCATTCCAAATTTCGACTTGCTCAAATTAGACGTTTTTATTTACAACATGCCGCCAGAGTCTATGCAGTGTGAATATGTCTATTGGCCATCTCTCAAAGGTGTTTTACTGAACAACGCACCGATAGAGCATCTGTATAAGAGTGTCGAGTACGTATTAAACGGTGGCTTGTGGCTACCACGTAAATGCTTAGAAGGCCTGGTGATGCTGAGACGCAATCCAAATTTGGAACGCTGTCAGTTGTACCGCAGCTTAACATCACGAGAAAGACAAATACTCGATCATGTGGCTTCCGGTAAATCCAACAAGCAAATCGCGAACTCACTTTTCTTATCAGAAAGTACGGTCAAATCACACGTATATAAAATCTTTAAGAAGTTGGATGTGCACAAACGCAAGGATGCCATGCATATTACTAATGCTATGCACAACAATTATTCGCACAGTATGAACAATAGTAAGGGTAATAATGGAAGTATGGGATGGACTGATGGCAAAACGATAGTTCTATCGTTTGCCCTGCGAATTCAAAAAATCGAACTCGCTATTAGAATTTTTAGGCGCAAACCTGTCATTACTTCTAAGCGAAGTTGTTTACCCATTTTAGTCATCGGGTGA
- a CDS encoding GntR family transcriptional regulator, with product MNVELNSELRNRLTDKEHTKSVTLTEALIEVIVNGELPPGSKISEPELAKRYQVSRGPLREAIMRLEGLGLIEREAHVGARVITLSPDKLVELYAVREALEGMAARLAARYMSQEEILSLEMLLAKHSAHIDQVEGASYFHQEGDFDFHYRIIKASRNQKLIALLCDELYHLLRMYRYQSPRSQSRPEEALNEHKFILQAIVNRDEELAEMLMRRHISGSRKLIEQQISLAENN from the coding sequence ATGAATGTTGAATTAAATTCTGAGTTACGAAACAGGCTAACAGATAAGGAACATACCAAATCTGTCACTCTGACCGAGGCGTTGATTGAAGTAATTGTTAACGGAGAGTTACCTCCTGGCAGCAAGATTTCAGAGCCGGAGCTAGCGAAACGTTATCAAGTGAGTCGTGGTCCGTTGCGCGAGGCGATCATGCGACTTGAAGGCTTGGGACTGATAGAACGTGAAGCTCATGTAGGGGCCAGAGTCATTACGTTGTCGCCAGATAAGTTGGTTGAACTGTATGCAGTACGAGAAGCATTAGAAGGGATGGCCGCTCGTTTGGCTGCCCGTTATATGAGCCAAGAAGAGATTCTGAGTTTAGAGATGCTTCTGGCAAAGCATTCAGCTCATATCGATCAGGTAGAGGGTGCATCTTACTTCCATCAAGAAGGGGACTTCGACTTTCATTACCGCATCATTAAAGCCAGCCGCAATCAAAAGTTAATCGCGTTGCTTTGCGATGAGTTGTACCACTTGCTGCGCATGTATCGTTATCAATCACCACGCTCTCAATCACGCCCAGAAGAGGCGTTAAATGAACACAAATTTATTCTTCAAGCGATTGTGAATCGCGATGAAGAGTTGGCAGAAATGCTGATGCGTCGCCACATCTCGGGCAGTCGCAAATTGATAGAACAACAGATTTCTCTTGCTGAAAACAATTAG